The following proteins are encoded in a genomic region of Synechococcus sp. ROS8604:
- a CDS encoding YlqD family protein, with the protein MSDGNTLTIKRSITIRAVVTPSWKEEAERELSNGIATTDQQLAQLEQEGQQVVDEVRRQSANPLDPRVQDQVAQVQQQVAAKRSELEEQKRNLLQQQAQVRELEMDQIVEQGQLDSFCDVKVGDNLVSKMQVSVVVRDGVIESIDQG; encoded by the coding sequence ATGTCGGACGGCAACACCCTCACGATTAAGCGCTCGATCACCATTCGTGCGGTGGTGACTCCCTCATGGAAGGAGGAGGCTGAGCGCGAGTTGAGCAATGGCATCGCCACCACGGATCAGCAGCTTGCCCAGCTGGAGCAAGAGGGACAGCAAGTGGTGGACGAAGTGCGTCGTCAAAGTGCGAATCCGCTCGACCCCCGTGTGCAGGATCAGGTGGCACAGGTGCAGCAACAGGTGGCGGCCAAACGCTCTGAGCTGGAGGAACAAAAGCGAAACCTGCTGCAACAACAGGCTCAAGTTCGTGAGCTAGAGATGGATCAGATCGTTGAACAGGGTCAACTCGATAGCTTTTGCGACGTCAAAGTTGGCGATAATTTGGTTAGCAAGATGCAGGTCTCTGTCGTTGTGCGCGATGGCGTGATCGAGTCGATCGATCAGGGCTGA
- a CDS encoding PLP-dependent transferase, translating into MSPRDLLRNPCWQGEDLGHPLPDSTHAVSVALPRWRDVIAYEDNDPQCRSQLRAFYPRFALHPLVAEVARKALTMLPAGKASAGSSAWPYPNRAAAQLAQDHCHGVAPHASTQIVDQLGLAVLIANAEASPHAKAFWQHAGLGASSRRAAISLNKEAAPAAGSADQAQALVIERLAAIYGCETQQLSLHPSGMAALHTALQWVTALRPGRPTLQIGFPYVDVLKLPQVVFAGSELLLDSSNAAVEAALDRIDPAAVIVELPSNPLLQCVDLSTLARLAHARGIPLIADDTIGSCLNIDPLPYADVIFSSLTKSFAGRGDVLAGSLVVSPWSRWEQTFREQRSTRGFIGLGNADAMALEQGSRDIQERVPQLNRHAQALAARLSNHPAVARVYYPDQCANFRRLMRPDAGHGCLLSFELKGGSDQAQAVYDGLAVCKGPSLGTPFTLMCPYVLLAHYDELDWAQACGVPSHLLRVSVGLEQPDELWQRFERALSHSMP; encoded by the coding sequence GTGAGTCCCCGCGATCTCCTGCGCAATCCCTGCTGGCAAGGCGAGGACCTCGGCCATCCCTTGCCTGACAGCACCCACGCCGTATCGGTGGCCTTACCGCGCTGGCGCGACGTCATCGCCTACGAAGACAACGATCCGCAATGCCGCTCGCAATTACGAGCGTTTTATCCACGCTTTGCGCTCCATCCCTTGGTTGCGGAGGTTGCCCGCAAAGCCCTAACGATGCTGCCTGCCGGCAAGGCTTCGGCTGGATCCAGTGCTTGGCCATACCCCAACAGAGCTGCCGCCCAGCTCGCCCAGGACCATTGCCATGGGGTGGCTCCCCATGCTTCCACCCAAATCGTGGATCAACTCGGACTCGCCGTCTTGATTGCCAACGCTGAAGCAAGCCCCCATGCCAAGGCTTTCTGGCAACACGCTGGTTTAGGAGCCTCGTCGCGACGGGCCGCGATCAGCTTGAACAAGGAAGCAGCACCAGCAGCCGGGAGCGCTGATCAAGCCCAGGCTCTTGTGATCGAACGACTGGCCGCCATCTATGGGTGTGAAACCCAGCAATTGAGCCTGCATCCCTCCGGGATGGCGGCTCTGCACACCGCTCTTCAATGGGTCACGGCATTGCGCCCCGGACGCCCCACCCTCCAAATCGGCTTCCCTTACGTGGATGTGCTGAAACTGCCTCAGGTGGTCTTTGCCGGCAGCGAACTGCTCCTCGACAGCAGCAACGCAGCCGTAGAAGCCGCTCTTGATCGCATCGATCCAGCAGCTGTGATTGTGGAACTACCCAGCAATCCACTTCTTCAGTGTGTGGATCTCTCCACCCTCGCCCGCCTAGCCCACGCCCGCGGGATTCCATTGATCGCAGACGACACAATCGGCTCTTGCTTGAACATCGACCCCCTGCCTTACGCAGACGTGATCTTCAGTTCACTCACGAAAAGTTTTGCCGGTCGTGGTGATGTGTTAGCCGGATCCCTGGTCGTGAGCCCTTGGTCGCGATGGGAACAAACCTTCCGCGAACAGCGCTCAACAAGGGGGTTCATCGGCCTTGGCAATGCCGATGCGATGGCCTTGGAACAAGGCAGCCGCGATATCCAAGAGCGCGTTCCTCAACTGAATCGCCATGCCCAAGCCCTAGCTGCGCGACTCAGCAACCATCCGGCAGTGGCTCGCGTGTATTACCCCGATCAATGCGCCAATTTCCGCAGACTCATGCGCCCCGACGCTGGACATGGCTGCCTGCTTTCGTTTGAGCTCAAGGGCGGTAGCGATCAAGCCCAAGCTGTTTACGACGGGCTGGCGGTCTGTAAAGGACCAAGCCTAGGCACACCGTTCACCCTGATGTGCCCTTACGTGCTCTTAGCTCACTACGACGAACTGGATTGGGCCCAGGCCTGCGGGGTTCCCTCTCACCTCCTGCGCGTGTCGGTGGGTCTCGAACAACCCGACGAGCTCTGGCAACGGTTTGAGCGAGCCCTATCGCATTCCATGCCCTAG
- the cysK gene encoding cysteine synthase A, with protein MTRVYADNSQAIGNTPLVRLNHLTKDCKATVLAKIEGRNPAFSVKCRIGANMIWDAEKKGKLSDGQTIVEPTSGNTGIALAFTAAARGYKLILTMPESMSIERRRVMAVLGAEIILTEAAKGMPGAISKANSIVASDPKKYFMPGQFDNPANPEIHEKTTGPEIWNDCDGTIDVLVSGVGTGGTITGVSRYIKNQKGKKITSVAVEPSHSPVITQTLNGEDLKPGPHKIQGIGAGFVPKNLDLSIVDLVEQVTNEESIEMALRLAKEEGLLVGISCGAATAAAIRLAKRDEYAGKTIVVVLPDLAERYLSSAMFAEVPTGIIEQPILA; from the coding sequence ATGACACGGGTTTACGCTGATAACAGCCAGGCTATTGGAAATACACCTCTCGTACGCCTGAACCACCTCACAAAGGACTGCAAAGCTACTGTCCTCGCAAAAATCGAAGGACGCAATCCTGCTTTCAGTGTTAAGTGCCGCATTGGCGCAAACATGATTTGGGATGCTGAAAAAAAAGGAAAATTGAGCGATGGCCAAACCATCGTTGAGCCAACTTCTGGAAATACTGGAATAGCACTGGCTTTCACAGCTGCAGCCAGAGGTTACAAATTAATCCTTACAATGCCTGAATCGATGTCAATTGAAAGACGTCGAGTGATGGCTGTGCTTGGTGCTGAGATCATCTTGACAGAGGCAGCTAAGGGGATGCCAGGTGCTATCTCCAAAGCAAATAGCATTGTGGCAAGTGATCCCAAAAAGTATTTCATGCCGGGTCAGTTTGACAACCCAGCCAATCCCGAAATCCACGAAAAAACGACTGGGCCAGAAATTTGGAACGATTGTGATGGGACAATCGATGTTCTTGTATCAGGAGTAGGTACCGGAGGAACTATCACAGGCGTCTCACGCTATATCAAGAATCAGAAAGGCAAGAAAATAACCTCAGTTGCTGTTGAGCCAAGCCACAGTCCGGTCATCACGCAGACTCTCAACGGAGAAGATCTCAAACCAGGTCCTCACAAAATCCAAGGAATAGGAGCAGGCTTCGTTCCAAAGAACCTTGATCTTTCGATAGTTGATCTGGTTGAACAAGTGACTAATGAAGAATCAATCGAAATGGCTCTACGACTTGCTAAGGAAGAAGGCTTGCTTGTTGGAATTTCTTGTGGAGCTGCAACAGCTGCAGCAATTCGCCTAGCAAAACGAGATGAATATGCCGGGAAAACGATTGTAGTTGTACTCCCAGATTTAGCTGAGCGCTATTTATCATCAGCAATGTTTGCAGAAGTACCAACAGGAATAATCGAACAGCCAATATTGGCCTGA
- a CDS encoding outer membrane protein, with product MNTRQASFLVCALIAGAPSAVRADSEEEMGGPYLRLGAGMQWPENSDLKDQSCSSRNPPALFGCGPGDDGRSLGAYGGFEQSPMVDAAVGYRWASWLRTEALLNWSPQLNLSSTSNFLGRGSNQPVSASGNALAGFGVVYVDGPELATVRPYIGAGLGAASTSLGQVTYRIPAISNDAVTVTSGGSSTSFAYLLTAGVSIPVSERLDLDLAYRWTDLGTVKTNAGSATIVRPAGRSNLEIAGTQIDLQSQAVLASFRFRF from the coding sequence ATGAACACGCGCCAAGCGTCGTTTCTGGTGTGCGCATTGATTGCTGGTGCTCCTTCTGCAGTTCGGGCGGACTCTGAAGAGGAGATGGGTGGCCCCTATCTGCGACTCGGTGCGGGGATGCAATGGCCTGAGAACAGTGATCTGAAGGATCAGAGTTGTTCCAGCAGGAACCCACCTGCCTTATTTGGGTGTGGGCCAGGAGACGATGGACGGAGCCTGGGTGCCTACGGCGGTTTTGAACAGTCCCCGATGGTGGATGCTGCCGTTGGTTACCGCTGGGCCTCATGGCTGCGGACGGAAGCGCTGCTCAACTGGTCGCCCCAGCTCAACTTGTCCAGCACCAGCAATTTCCTTGGTCGGGGTTCCAACCAGCCGGTGAGTGCGTCCGGGAATGCCTTAGCGGGGTTTGGCGTTGTTTATGTGGATGGCCCTGAGCTTGCCACTGTGCGTCCTTACATCGGAGCTGGCCTGGGTGCTGCCAGCACCTCCCTCGGGCAGGTCACCTATCGCATTCCAGCGATTTCTAATGATGCCGTCACGGTGACCTCTGGAGGGAGTTCCACCTCATTCGCCTATTTGCTCACGGCTGGTGTAAGCATCCCTGTCAGCGAGAGGCTTGATCTTGATCTGGCCTATCGCTGGACCGATCTGGGAACGGTGAAAACCAATGCAGGATCCGCAACGATTGTGCGGCCTGCGGGCCGTTCCAACCTGGAGATTGCTGGCACTCAGATTGATCTTCAATCGCAAGCCGTTCTGGCGAGTTTCCGTTTCCGCTTCTAG
- a CDS encoding APC family permease, protein MLAASLLSRLIGRALPRAQVAHERLPNLQALPILSSDALSSVAYATEASLGVLVLAGSSALKLSLPITLAIIALIVIVVLSYRQAISAYPNGGGSYVVARENLGRNVSLVAAAALLIDYALTAAVSLMAGTQALSSLLPSLLPHELALSMLLLALVGWANLRGLREAGRVFAIPTYVFVVMILLLTLVGVSNLSLHHGWTPEPPPLEAALQPLGLFLILRAFSSGCSAMTGIEAISTGVQVFREPAARNARVTLLVMGGLLASMLLAVTGLGFMYGVAPDPQVTVLAQIGVRVFGSGSLLFWLLQLSTLLILVLAANTAFAGFPLLAAMLAEDRCLPPQMRWLGDRLVYQNGIGVLLAVSALIIWICHGDTTVAVNLYALGVFTAFTLSQLGLVLHWWRLREPGWQGRMALNALGAFSTFVVLLVIIVSKFSEGAWTVVIALPLVVWGLAVIRKRSREVQALLAPDPGMEPLYLEPNASPRHQAIVWLGGLNQPSFEAVRYACSIADQVTAVMVVVDQDEAGQLSQEWDRLAGSQTGALELKLLESPFSSLLKPFCDFVVDQEQLHPEQCTTVVMPFVIPRDHLDQTLLNQRAFNLFRALSDGKSRVFSMVRYYIPTAGTPGDCVRAAWADVVVEPDHA, encoded by the coding sequence GTGTTGGCTGCTTCGTTGCTGTCACGCCTGATTGGCCGAGCCTTGCCTCGGGCTCAAGTCGCCCATGAGCGACTGCCCAACCTGCAGGCTTTGCCGATTCTCTCGTCGGATGCTCTCTCCTCTGTGGCTTACGCCACAGAGGCTTCGCTTGGTGTGCTCGTCTTAGCGGGGAGTTCGGCCCTCAAGCTGTCGCTCCCCATCACCCTGGCGATCATCGCTTTGATCGTGATTGTGGTGCTGTCCTATCGGCAGGCGATCTCCGCCTATCCCAATGGTGGAGGGTCTTACGTGGTGGCTCGTGAAAACCTTGGACGCAACGTCAGCCTCGTGGCCGCGGCAGCCCTTCTCATCGACTACGCGCTCACAGCCGCCGTGAGCTTGATGGCTGGAACCCAGGCCCTGTCGTCTTTGCTGCCCTCGTTGCTGCCCCATGAGTTGGCGTTGTCCATGCTGTTGCTGGCCCTGGTGGGTTGGGCCAATTTGCGTGGCCTTCGTGAGGCGGGCAGAGTTTTTGCGATTCCCACCTACGTCTTCGTGGTGATGATCCTGTTGCTCACCCTTGTAGGGGTGAGCAACCTCAGCTTGCACCATGGCTGGACGCCGGAGCCGCCGCCTTTGGAGGCCGCTCTGCAGCCCTTAGGGCTGTTTTTGATCTTGCGCGCATTCAGCTCTGGCTGTTCGGCGATGACCGGGATTGAGGCCATCTCCACCGGCGTGCAGGTGTTTCGTGAACCCGCAGCACGCAATGCCCGCGTGACGCTGCTTGTGATGGGTGGATTGCTTGCATCGATGCTTTTGGCGGTGACGGGCCTGGGCTTCATGTATGGCGTTGCCCCAGATCCTCAAGTCACCGTTTTGGCTCAGATCGGTGTTCGTGTGTTTGGCAGCGGCAGCCTCTTGTTTTGGTTGCTGCAACTCTCCACCCTGCTGATTCTGGTCTTGGCCGCCAATACGGCCTTCGCTGGGTTTCCTCTGTTGGCGGCGATGCTTGCGGAAGACCGTTGCCTGCCGCCGCAGATGCGCTGGTTGGGAGACCGTTTGGTGTATCAGAACGGCATTGGCGTTCTGTTGGCGGTGTCGGCGTTGATCATTTGGATCTGCCATGGAGACACCACCGTGGCGGTCAATTTGTATGCCCTTGGCGTGTTTACGGCGTTCACGCTGTCGCAGCTGGGACTGGTGCTGCATTGGTGGCGCTTGCGTGAACCGGGTTGGCAGGGGCGGATGGCGCTCAATGCCTTGGGTGCCTTCTCCACGTTCGTGGTGTTGTTGGTGATCATCGTGAGCAAGTTCAGCGAAGGCGCCTGGACGGTGGTGATCGCTCTGCCCCTGGTGGTGTGGGGGCTCGCTGTGATTCGCAAGCGCTCTCGAGAGGTTCAGGCTTTATTGGCGCCTGATCCGGGCATGGAGCCTCTTTACCTAGAACCGAATGCGTCGCCACGCCATCAGGCCATCGTTTGGCTTGGTGGTCTCAACCAGCCCTCCTTTGAAGCCGTCCGTTATGCCTGTTCCATTGCCGATCAGGTCACGGCTGTGATGGTGGTGGTTGATCAGGATGAAGCGGGTCAACTCAGCCAGGAATGGGATCGTCTAGCGGGATCTCAGACAGGCGCCTTGGAGCTCAAATTGCTTGAGAGTCCATTCAGCTCACTCCTGAAGCCCTTTTGTGATTTTGTTGTTGATCAGGAGCAGCTTCATCCTGAGCAGTGCACAACGGTTGTGATGCCATTTGTCATTCCGAGGGATCACCTGGATCAAACCCTTCTGAACCAGAGGGCTTTCAACCTGTTTCGTGCTCTTTCCGATGGCAAAAGTCGCGTGTTTTCGATGGTGAGGTACTACATCCCGACCGCTGGGACTCCAGGTGACTGCGTGCGGGCAGCATGGGCTGATGTTGTGGTGGAGCCAGATCATGCCTGA
- a CDS encoding AMP-binding protein produces the protein MGSFAQASWRPTPWELKSLARQQHVQGLGRVDQLWPRLEQRHGALLAVDAPHAVHPEHFTYAELSQRIATAAAGFRSLGIREGDVVGLFAENSPRWLMADQGLMRAGAADAVRGASAPVEELRYILEDAKAVALVVQNADLWQRLQWPDQLRSQLRFVLQLEGDAVDQDVITWADLLAAGAGQQAPDPDAGRDAASAASTTATILYTSGTTGQPKGVPLTHANLLHQMRSLSCVARPDPGAPVLSVLPIWHAYERSAEYYFFSCACSQSYTTIKQLKRDLPRVKPVVMVTVPRLWEAVQAGFEDVLKTFPASRQRLLRAALANSSAYCLARRQRRNLMLIPLGRRQRLMARLKSAGRWPAHALAAKLIWPKLRLQLSGGQLRFPINGGGAIAPHVDSFFEAVGIELLVGYGLTETSPVVSCRRPWRNIRGSSGQPLPDTEFRIVDAETRQPLGFRECGVVLVRGPQVMAGYLRRPEATAKVLDADGWFDTGDLGMLLPDGSVVLTGRAKDTIVLSSGENIEPAPLEEELVSSPLIEQVMLVGQDQRQLAALVVPRLEAMLAWGAEQGLRLQADLGGTPGDQDLRRLLRGELNRLLSLRVGARSDERVMGVVLVAPFTIENGLLTQTLKQRRDRISGRDRESINALYGS, from the coding sequence GTGGGTTCGTTTGCACAGGCCAGCTGGCGACCAACGCCTTGGGAGTTGAAATCACTCGCCCGGCAGCAGCATGTGCAAGGCCTGGGGCGCGTGGATCAACTTTGGCCCAGGCTTGAGCAACGCCATGGAGCGTTGTTGGCTGTGGATGCTCCCCATGCTGTCCATCCGGAGCATTTCACCTATGCGGAGTTGTCGCAACGGATTGCAACGGCGGCGGCAGGGTTTCGTTCCTTGGGGATTCGTGAGGGAGATGTGGTGGGACTGTTTGCCGAAAACAGTCCTCGCTGGCTGATGGCTGATCAGGGTTTGATGCGCGCTGGTGCGGCCGATGCGGTGCGTGGCGCCTCGGCTCCTGTCGAGGAGCTGCGCTACATCCTCGAAGACGCCAAGGCCGTGGCTCTGGTGGTTCAAAACGCGGACCTGTGGCAACGGCTGCAATGGCCTGATCAGCTGCGCAGCCAGCTGCGCTTTGTGCTGCAGCTCGAGGGCGATGCTGTGGATCAAGACGTGATCACTTGGGCTGATCTTTTGGCGGCTGGTGCCGGGCAACAGGCACCGGATCCAGACGCTGGCCGAGATGCCGCCAGCGCTGCCAGCACGACAGCCACCATCCTCTACACCTCTGGAACCACCGGTCAGCCCAAGGGCGTTCCGCTCACTCACGCCAACCTGCTGCATCAGATGCGCAGCTTGAGTTGCGTCGCTCGGCCAGATCCCGGCGCTCCCGTTCTCAGCGTGTTGCCGATCTGGCATGCCTATGAACGCAGTGCGGAGTATTACTTCTTTTCCTGCGCCTGTTCGCAGAGCTACACCACGATCAAACAGCTCAAACGTGATCTCCCCAGGGTGAAGCCTGTGGTGATGGTCACGGTGCCGCGTCTGTGGGAGGCGGTGCAAGCCGGGTTTGAGGATGTCCTCAAAACATTTCCTGCCTCCAGGCAGCGCCTTTTGCGCGCGGCGCTCGCCAACAGCAGTGCCTATTGCTTGGCCCGGCGTCAGCGTCGCAACCTGATGCTGATCCCCCTGGGTCGCCGTCAGCGCTTGATGGCGCGCTTGAAATCTGCCGGACGCTGGCCCGCTCATGCCCTGGCAGCCAAGCTGATTTGGCCAAAGCTGAGGTTGCAGCTCAGTGGTGGTCAGCTGCGCTTCCCTATCAATGGAGGAGGAGCGATCGCTCCTCACGTGGATTCCTTTTTTGAAGCGGTGGGGATTGAGTTGTTGGTGGGCTATGGCCTCACTGAAACCAGCCCGGTCGTGAGTTGCCGGCGTCCGTGGCGCAACATTCGCGGAAGTTCAGGCCAGCCCTTGCCGGATACGGAGTTCCGGATCGTGGATGCTGAGACGCGTCAGCCGCTCGGCTTTCGTGAATGTGGTGTTGTTTTGGTGCGCGGTCCCCAGGTGATGGCTGGCTATTTGCGTCGGCCAGAGGCCACAGCAAAAGTGCTCGATGCCGATGGCTGGTTTGATACCGGTGATCTGGGCATGCTCTTGCCCGACGGGTCGGTGGTCCTGACGGGGCGTGCCAAGGACACGATCGTGCTCAGCAGCGGTGAAAATATTGAGCCGGCACCTTTGGAGGAGGAGCTGGTTTCAAGCCCCTTGATTGAACAGGTGATGCTTGTTGGTCAAGATCAACGCCAGCTGGCGGCCTTGGTTGTGCCGCGCCTCGAGGCGATGTTGGCCTGGGGGGCAGAGCAGGGTCTCCGTTTGCAGGCTGATCTCGGGGGGACTCCAGGCGATCAAGACTTGCGACGTCTGCTGCGTGGGGAACTGAATCGTCTGCTGAGTTTGCGGGTTGGAGCCCGCTCGGATGAACGGGTGATGGGTGTGGTGTTGGTGGCGCCGTTCACGATCGAAAACGGCTTGCTCACGCAGACCTTGAAGCAGCGTCGCGATCGGATCAGCGGGCGTGACCGGGAGTCGATTAACGCTCTTTACGGAAGCTGA
- the queA gene encoding tRNA preQ1(34) S-adenosylmethionine ribosyltransferase-isomerase QueA encodes MPDSRDLQLSAYDYVLPEERIAQAPVEPRHDARLLVVPPVGSSLSELRHKRVWDWQQELQSGDLLVVNDTRVLKARLRVRRSGGGLGELLVLEPRGDGRWLCLARPAKRMRPGDQLWLEALEQDSLPLNVLASDGTSGGRIVQFPPDCFDAQALEHLLDRYGEVPLPPYITRHDISDQERYQTRYAKRPGAVAAPTAGLHLSDALLASIAERGVELAHVTLHVGLGTFRPVEIEDLTDLTLHSEWVEVRPEVVEAVSACRERGGRVIAVGTTSVRALEGASVAGGGRLQPLKGPVDLVIQPGYRFQVVQGLLTNFHLPKSSLLLLVSALIGRQRLLDLYEEAVKNEYRFYSYGDAMWIGPDAVLSTVKPDLTLKTKGIVVA; translated from the coding sequence ATGCCTGACTCACGCGATCTCCAGCTCAGCGCGTATGACTACGTGCTGCCGGAAGAAAGGATTGCGCAGGCGCCGGTGGAGCCGCGGCACGATGCGCGTCTGTTGGTGGTGCCCCCTGTAGGGAGTTCCCTGTCCGAGCTGAGGCACAAGCGCGTTTGGGATTGGCAGCAGGAGTTGCAGTCCGGCGACCTTTTGGTGGTCAATGACACCCGCGTGCTGAAGGCCCGTCTTCGCGTTCGGCGCAGCGGTGGTGGCTTGGGTGAATTGCTTGTGTTGGAGCCTCGTGGTGATGGGCGCTGGTTGTGTCTGGCAAGGCCTGCCAAACGCATGCGGCCTGGAGATCAGCTCTGGCTTGAAGCCTTGGAGCAGGATTCGCTTCCCCTTAACGTCTTGGCCAGCGATGGTACGAGTGGAGGACGCATTGTGCAGTTTCCTCCGGATTGTTTCGATGCTCAAGCGTTGGAACACTTACTGGATCGCTATGGAGAGGTGCCTCTTCCGCCTTACATCACCCGGCACGACATTTCAGATCAAGAGCGTTATCAAACCCGTTACGCCAAACGGCCTGGGGCAGTAGCAGCTCCAACTGCAGGACTTCATCTCAGTGATGCTCTTCTTGCATCGATTGCCGAGCGGGGAGTGGAGCTGGCGCATGTCACTTTGCATGTTGGTTTGGGCACCTTCAGGCCGGTAGAAATCGAAGACCTCACGGATCTGACCCTGCACAGCGAGTGGGTGGAGGTGCGCCCTGAGGTAGTGGAGGCCGTTTCAGCCTGTCGCGAACGGGGCGGCCGGGTGATTGCCGTGGGAACCACGAGCGTGCGAGCCTTGGAGGGGGCTTCTGTTGCGGGTGGAGGACGTCTACAACCGTTGAAGGGGCCTGTGGATCTGGTGATTCAGCCTGGTTATCGCTTCCAGGTTGTGCAAGGTTTACTGACGAATTTTCACCTTCCCAAAAGTTCACTTTTATTGCTTGTGAGTGCGCTGATTGGCAGGCAACGTTTGCTTGATCTGTATGAAGAAGCCGTCAAAAATGAATACCGATTTTATTCATATGGAGATGCGATGTGGATTGGACCTGATGCAGTTCTTTCCACTGTAAAACCTGATTTAACGCTAAAAACTAAAGGGATTGTCGTAGCATAG
- a CDS encoding dihydrolipoamide acetyltransferase family protein — protein MPALSSTMTEGKIVEWLKQPGDKVARGESVLVVESDKADMDVESFQEGYLAAVLMPAGSTAPVGETIGLIVETESEIADAKAKAPTAAPSAAPAAAPTAPAAAVPPAAAPTAAPVAPAPVAAPAPVSAPVAAPASNGRLIVSPRARKLASQMGVDLAGLRGTGPNGRIQAEDVEKAAGRPVTPPRVGEGTSAAVVTGGTVAASPSAPAGNSFGAPGDTVAFNTLQAAVNRNMEASLAVPCFRVGYTITTDKLDAFYKQVKPKGVTMTALLAKAVAVTLARHSQVNAATTASGMSYPAEVNVAVAVAMEDGGLITPVLRNADRTDLYELSRQWGDLVKRSRSKQLKPEEYSTGTFTLSNLGMFGVDRFDAILPPGTGAILAVAASRPTVVAGKDGSIAVRRQMQVNLTADHRVIYGADGAAFLKDLAELIDTRPESLAL, from the coding sequence ATGCCTGCCCTCAGCTCCACCATGACGGAGGGCAAAATCGTGGAGTGGCTCAAACAGCCCGGAGACAAGGTGGCGCGAGGCGAATCCGTTCTCGTTGTTGAGTCAGACAAAGCCGATATGGATGTGGAGTCCTTTCAGGAGGGCTACCTGGCCGCCGTGTTGATGCCTGCGGGAAGCACGGCCCCGGTGGGTGAAACCATCGGCTTGATCGTTGAGACGGAATCCGAGATTGCGGACGCCAAGGCCAAAGCCCCCACCGCAGCCCCTTCAGCAGCCCCAGCGGCTGCGCCAACCGCCCCAGCCGCTGCGGTACCTCCTGCTGCGGCACCTACCGCGGCGCCCGTTGCCCCAGCGCCCGTGGCGGCTCCCGCTCCCGTCTCAGCTCCCGTGGCCGCACCCGCGAGCAATGGACGTTTGATCGTGAGCCCCCGCGCCCGCAAGCTGGCCTCCCAAATGGGCGTAGACCTTGCCGGTCTGCGCGGCACTGGCCCCAATGGCCGGATCCAGGCAGAAGACGTTGAAAAGGCGGCCGGACGTCCGGTGACCCCCCCAAGAGTGGGAGAGGGCACGTCCGCCGCTGTTGTGACTGGTGGCACGGTTGCGGCTTCGCCGTCGGCTCCTGCAGGCAACAGTTTTGGGGCTCCGGGCGACACCGTGGCCTTTAACACCCTTCAGGCGGCCGTGAACCGCAATATGGAGGCCAGCCTGGCGGTGCCCTGTTTCCGCGTTGGATACACGATCACCACCGACAAACTGGATGCGTTTTACAAGCAGGTGAAGCCCAAAGGCGTCACGATGACGGCGCTCCTGGCCAAAGCCGTGGCCGTGACCTTGGCACGCCATTCGCAGGTGAATGCCGCCACCACGGCCTCTGGCATGAGCTACCCCGCTGAGGTGAATGTGGCTGTTGCTGTGGCGATGGAAGACGGCGGATTGATTACGCCTGTGTTGCGCAATGCCGATCGCACCGATCTGTATGAGTTGTCGCGTCAGTGGGGGGATCTTGTGAAGCGTTCCCGCAGCAAGCAGCTGAAGCCGGAGGAATACAGCACCGGCACCTTCACCCTCTCCAACTTGGGAATGTTTGGAGTGGATCGCTTTGACGCCATCCTGCCCCCTGGCACCGGCGCGATCCTGGCGGTTGCGGCATCTCGCCCCACCGTGGTGGCAGGCAAAGACGGCTCCATCGCTGTGAGGCGTCAGATGCAGGTGAACCTCACCGCTGATCATCGGGTGATTTATGGCGCCGACGGTGCTGCCTTCCTCAAGGATCTGGCGGAGCTCATCGATACGCGTCCGGAGAGTTTGGCTCTGTAA